In the Telopea speciosissima isolate NSW1024214 ecotype Mountain lineage chromosome 6, Tspe_v1, whole genome shotgun sequence genome, TTTTTGCAAATGCAGACCTGCCCTCTCTTGCTTCGGGTTTTCACTAAGGTACGACCTTGCTTTGTTATTGtttcttttggattttgtttccttttttaaattttgatggTGTAAAAGTAATATGTTCTTAACTGCCCAATGCCAAGCTAAGCTTAATTATACTTCCACATTATTACTGTGATGCACTGATGTATGTTAATATACATTTCAGTGAGCGCCTTTTCTGCATAACTTGTAGCATCACcgtgtctttttcttttccctacACATTATCATTGTCAAGAGAATAGAAGAATTATGGCcgtaattttcttcttctagtaacAGCCTGTAAATTCATGTTCCTTGGAGCCTCCTGTCCTCATTGATGAGCCTAACCAAGCTATTATCCTGCAATCTTTATTTTATGGAAGTAAACGTAGGAGCTTGGTTTCTTGGTTTGAGGTAGTTACCTAGTTTACTACAAGATAATAGTAAACTAAGAGGTGAATTTTCAGTGGTTCAAATTTTCGATTTTATCCTTGCTCAACACTGATGGACCAATAAGGAGAGTTCCCCATAGAAGTGTTAGTTATCATCATGGTTCAAGTAAGCGGAATTGGAATCAGAATCAGGTTATCATGCTGTGATGCCAATGCCAACTCAGTGATGGATGCTTAAAATTGGTCTTATCTGAACAAACTACCTGGTGCTTGCATTTTTCTTTTGGAGTTTTAAATTATTGTAGAGCCAACCAACTGATTCAGTATATGCATGCAGATTGGAGGTCATCATACCAAGGAAGATTTTGCCGTGAGGGGCAAGGAGCCCAAGGATGAGGTTCAAATATATACATGGAAAGATGCTAATCTTCGTGAGTTAACCGATCTGGTAAGTCCAATGTTGTTTCTCAATTGGTCTATGAACAGAAAAGTCATTTATGCTATCAGTTGATATTAGCTCTCTTCTAGGTCAAAGAGGTAGCTCCcgcagcaagaagaagagatgcAAAACTATCATTTGCATTTGTATATCCTGATAAAAATGGCCGTAATGTGGTGAGACCGGTATGTAAAACCATGTCTACATTTAAATATCAATTTCTATGCGATGGCTTCCATTTCTTTGCATATCCTTTTATGAATGGACACTGATGGATGGAAGCATAGCTTGATATCCTTTGTAATTATCAACTAAAGCAAGCCTGAGGTATCACAATATAAATCTTATGACAGCCAAAATAACATgcaatcacacacacacaaacccTTCATCAAGGCAAATTACTCAAAGACCCAGGAAAATGAAGGTCACTTGCATCATATTCAGTATTTCATGTACCTTGATGCTACCAATTATTATTTACTTGATATTTTCCGTTCATGAAGGTTGGGATGACACATTCGTATGGAAATGGGAGGCGACAAGATGACAGCAAAACGCTGGCTGAACTTAGCTTTCAGGTAAAAGTTCTTGTTAGGAAATGCAACACATCTCTTGAATCCATTTCTGATTACTAATTTTACTCATGTACATTGTGATTTTGAAGATTGGTGACTACTTGGATGTGGCGATCCTATAGAGGAAAAACTTTTGCTGTTGTGGAGCAGTGCTGATGTTATTGATATAACAGCAATCTCTTGCAACTCCAGTTGATCGTCAATGGTTTCTCTCATAGGTCTCAGTTTATTTTCAACTAGGATTTGTGCCTGCCAGCATATGCTTTATAACAATGTATTCTGGGATCCATTGCTTAACTACTTAATGTGATGCAGAAAAACGAGATATCTAGTTGTTTAGGGTGTAATGCATTAGATTTCATCCTTTGTTACTTTCAAGGAGACTCTACACACACTGGTGTCTGGGaaactcttttcttttattgaaatatttattttattaccTTTATAATGATGAACTCATTCTCGAAAACTAACTACATGTACATACCCTGGATGACCCACCTAACAATGCTACCTTGGGGCCTACCAAGCTGTGCCATATATTAGAGTAATTTGGCTATGTCAAATTCAACCTACTTATGTCGccagtgtaatttttttttccttcgcATTTTCACCAGACAAAGGACTTTAAAAGCTTTGATAGTTATTCCCCTGTATTTCGCAACCTGGTAGGTAttgaggataaaaattcagtaATGTTGGATCTTTGTCCTCTCAAGTTTTGTGCATTGCCCAGTGTACTTCACTTGTGCATTCGACTACTCGGTGCACATTTAAAGTTCATCTTCTCAGTCACATGGCCATTGTCGGGTGCTCAAGTGTGATGCACCGTACTTGAGACGATAAAATTTTGCCTTGTGCTTTCCAATAAGCCATTACATCATTATCTCAATGAGAATTTTCTTTGTTACCcaagatgaagagagaatctcttaatccatcATGATGTGACCTTATGATTAGATTTTTGGACAAATGAATTTTCATCATTAACTTCTGCCTTTATTGTATGAAGCCTGACATGTTCTCGCTTCACCGTGGTTGGAGTTAAactcttatttttattggaatAGAAAACTCTCTTGCAATAAGTTGGACGTGACTCGACCCTGTTGCCTTTGCATATGAGGCTCTGAGTTCGGCGTAGAGAATCTTTTCGCATAATTTTATGAAGAAAGTTAGGAGGTGTAGAGTGTATCCTTAGACCAGCACAAGTATCTATCACATGGCAGACTTGATAGAGGTGAAATTTTTGTGCACAGGTGGATCTCAAGGTACCTCACCTTGTTAACCTATCAGGTGAAAAAATTTAAGTTTAGGAAATCTAATGAAGAAATGGACAGCTGAAAATACAAAGACATATATAAATACATGGGAGGACGTATAATTAAATCtgtgtttgaaatttaaaatcaCCAATCTTTACCATTTCAAAGATATCCATACTGTCAAAATGCCACATCACTCTTCCATGTAACCAAACTTGGTGCTGATTTAAAGATAACATCTAGAGTgaagggagagggataggaACACCGACTGTGTGTGGTAAACTAGTGGGCGGCACTACTGGGGGAGGGGGATGGGGTTATCATACAAGAGGGGTAGaagggtcatttcaaagggggaagaaagagagagagagagagacacacacacacagtggGCGCTAGATGCTAGTTTACAGTACACCGGTGGTGTGCCCAGCCTACTCCATGAAGTTAATTGTTTGGGGGAATGTTTTGCGTTGAAACAAACAAAGCTTTCTGGATGCCATTAAGTTGAATTCATAGGCTTATAATACAACATCATATCTAAAAGCCCATAGCACAGGTAGGAAATGAGAACCTAACGGTGTATAATAGTTAATGGGCAGGTTAAAGAAGGTTGTGGTTAGGTTTATAGAGTCGGGTCAGCTTTTGCCATTGGAAGTATTTGGTTTCACCTCTGCGTGAACCCATGAAAGCATCAACTCCCGCTTGCAGATTCTTTCAATTTAAACTGCAAGGAAAAGATTTTCTATTCAAACTAAGGCctggaaatttttttattggaacATCTGCTGTATACTGACAGGGAACTAATAGACTGCAATGCAGTTGTTCAGGTTGATGCATTGGCATCAAGTGCTGGGcgtggggagagagagagagattgtttgTCATACACCCAGACATACAAAGAGAGCAATATAGGGGAGAGAGATCAGAGGACCTCAACTTTACAGTCTGTTTATAATGTGCAAAATAGTGCGCAATACATACAGCTTGATTCTATGGATGATTCTTCTACTACGAGTATACATACTTCTTAGCAGCAAATAAGCTGGTACCAAATATACATATCAACAACTTTAACATACATATGGACAGACTTACATGTTGACATGGGCCTAATCTTGACTCTCCTTACTCTTCAGTTGCACAGAAGATGCTGATCTCAAATACGTGCAAGGTGATTTCAGCACTTGAGTTGTATTAGCAGAAAGCTCCACATCCCTTTGTTCATATTATTGCATGAATAAGCATCCATGGTGTCAGTCTTGTTGGGTGTTGGCTCAAAATTTTCATGCAAATAACAATGAAAATGATACCAATGGTGATAATAATAAGTCATGTGGTTTGCATTATAATACACAAGTAGTCAGATGGAAAACAAGAAAGGTTGAGCATCCTTAATGTCATTATGCTGTTCTATCCATCATACACGTCTGAGCTTGTCTAATGATGCATGTATTCCCCTCATTGACTAATGAGTGATCAATTTGTCAGCTTATGTGAAATAACTTACTCATGCGGCTTTTTTAACTACATTCAATCAAGGATGATGCTGAAGAGGAAATCTATAATAGACAAGATACATACCTCCACTCAAGCTTCACTTGGCTCCGGTAAAGTAATCAAGCGTGTTCCAGAATCATATATCAACTCAGTGCCACAACTAATGAAAACAGATGACAGGTCATAGTCATAAATCTACGGGGGAAAAATCTTTAAGGATGGAACACCACAAGCATTTAAAACTCCTTCAAGGTATACACAGATGGGTTGCGATGGCATGGTTGCATCAGTATCAGGTTGGACTGGTGGAAAACCTGAACCAATCATTAATTAGATTGGAGCAGGCCAATCCAAGCTTGGGCAGGTTGGCACTCAGCTTAGTGACTGAATGCCTAACCTGAATATAGAGTATGTTATACTAACAGCAGGGTGAGTGTGGACGTGGGTTTGCTGGAATTGAAAGGATTTGTTGACTAATACAGTGACCAAGTAGTTTAAGACTTACTTTGAACATTTAATGTTATTGGTGGAACCACCACTAGACACTGATAGAATAGTCCCAAAGAAGGAGACATTTTCTGTTCCACAGTTAGGACATGGGCCCTGGAAAATAAAGGAATCCGTCAAATATGCAAATCTAATAAACATTATATGAATATCAATTTTCAACTGATCAGATATGATGTTGGAGGCTTTGCCTAGTACCTTTAAAATTGAAAAGTCTTTCACAATTGCGTTTGTGATTGATTGAGCAATCCAAAGTATGAGGGGCAAGGCAGCAAACCATGTGAAAATGAAACTGAATGGCTCTGGAAGCTGCAATGTGatgattaaattaaatttaaactGAGAAAGAGATGCATTACATGAGTTGATGCAAAAGATGATAGCTAAAAAGTAGGCTGATTGCAGCCCCACAAagataaaaagacaaaaaatcgATCAGTATttatgtgtatgtgtgtgtgtgtgtgtgtgagagagagagagagaggtggttaTTTCAGAGGTAGTAAATCTATCCATATTTTCTGTGAGGAGGCTGAAAACATCACATTACTATTGGGTCAAAACATGCAGACACAAAATTGCTACAACCCTgaaaaaaataatcaactttcAAATGATATTGTCCATAGGTGTGCACCACTGGGGATCAGcatgggaaaagaaaaggaagaaaaaccaACCTCCAATAGATATGTGATCTCAAATCCAGTCAAATCATCCAAGAAGAAAAACCTGTGAGCATCAAAAGAAACATGTATGACATATGGCAGGATTGGCAGCTGAGGATTGCACCTACAGCTCTTATGATGAGGCCCTTATTGTATTACTAATGAAcaaattaatatataaataaCTGAATCTACATTAACTCTTCTTATATCACCCATATTTCTCTACATACACTCAATAATTGAGATAATTAAAGCAGTTTACTTTAGATTTTATTAAGTAAAATGGCTAATTATTTTCGGTAGGCTAGagaaataaatgaaatcatTATCAAAGGCAACCCTCCCTTCTCTATATGTTGTTTTGGGAAGATCTAGTTTATCTTTGATATATATGTTTGCTGACTCGAATATCTCTTCTCGCATCACTTCCATACccatttctctccttttttttttttacatgtcTTTCCCTTGTGCTGAGGGACTCCAAGGAACCTACGCGATCCAAATTACTCCTCTTCTTCATATCATGAACACATCAAAAAATATATTGCACACATCTCCATCTCTCCCATCCCTGATCAACAATCgatattaattattttattttcatgttttcaagaaataaaagattcttctttcaaaacaatatcatacaGCAATTTGTTTTGCGTAGGAACTGGTAGGGTATAAGTAGGTCAGATAGGGCATTGTAGGAACCATATTTTGAACATTCCCTAGCTTGATTTACATCATTGACCACCTATAAAATATTCAATCTTGTATTGGATTGGCGAATCTAGTTACTCAAAAGACTTTATTTAGTCAAGCCAAGTTATTAAGCAAGTTAAGGCACACCAACTCATGGAAGTTCCCAAAGTGAACCTTAGAGAACTAGAAATAAACAGATAACTGAATTATATATCTGTATGTTGTCGGTGTGCGTGCGTGTGTGTGagggagagaaatagagaattaTAGGTAGAATTGAAGTTGAGCCAAGAAGATGAATCATACTAGTTTGCTCAAATGCACATAAATATTCACGTATATCAACTACTTAAAGAACAAATAATGAATGAGCACTTCCATGGAAATGGTTATACAGTAGTAATGTCTCCATTTAATGAATGAGGAAATAATCATGTTACTTACAACGTCAGTGCAATTACAGCGGCTGGAACATTCAACAGGAACATTTTGAAATAGTCAACAGTCAAGTCACTGTATACCTAtaggaagaaaatcaaaagcataaaccaTTAAACAAAGCTCTCATGGTAGACACTAACCAGTTACTGCCTGATGgccttgacatcacatgtccAAGTCCAGCTATtccaccaaaataaaataacataaaatataaaagacCAAGTTCTGAAAATGAGAGGGAACTTTCATAAAATAACAGTAATAATACTATACAAAACATATAAATGAAATGTTAGCATACCTTTCTACTACGAAGGCTGCACCGTGGGCCTTCAACTACAATTTCGCTCCCTTCCGTCTATTAAATGATTATGCAAAATagggaagggaaaaaaatgaatACTATTATACTACGACTGGAAGAATCATAATTTACACTACTACTGTAATGATAACAGAAAACTAGGTATCCGCGACAAGCACTTCATTGAGGCATACAACTATCAAACTAAATGCAAATGCATATTCAAGTGCGTCTAAATCAACTAACCCTAACACAAGATACATGTAGGAGGTTCCTAATAAAAGATCTAAATACTTAGCATACACACATTAAATAAATGAGTGACCATGTCTGTGGTGTGGTGTGAAGTGTTACATACAAGTATTCATCCCAACAACATAAAATCAGCCATTTTCTTTTGGGCATGTTTGAGGTTCAACAGATTGACATAAACTAGAATCTGTGCTTATATTTTGGAGAGGGGAAAACAGGTTTCCTTCAAcctaaatttcatttttttatgtgCAAAGCTTGTACAGTAGAATACCAGTAGACAAAAACCTTTAATAACTCGGCATATTTCTATATACTTTGTAGCTGTTGAAATAGAAGGATTAAGATGCCAATCATTTCTTAGTTAACACCAACCAAAACAAAGGTTTGGCTATGGGTCTACTTTGTCTTTTCTGGGCTTTGCAACAAAGAATCATATATGCCAATATGCATTAAACAATGAAATGCATTTAGTAGTTAATCCTGGTTTGGTTTGTTGATAACAACCACACCAGCAATTATTCTTGGGAGATTTGGAAAGATATTTAAAAGAATTTTTAgacaaaataattttttttagccATCTCTCCAGATGGGTCTGCCATTCAGTTCTGATGGTTCATTGATCAGTCAATGGTTCTAGAGCTTCAAACAGCCTTGACTAACGACTAGACTCTGCACCCTTTGTGGTAGGCAAAGAATCCAACTGTCTGGTCCAAAAAAACATCATTCACCTTTATATCTAACAGTTGAATCCCTTTCTCAAATTGAAATCTGTCACTACTCTTTAGTCAACCTTCCTTTTTTGTGTTCATCAAATATTTCCTTGTGGCAATTGAAGCAATGCTGCACAAACCTTAAGTCTTATCTTCAATTGGTCATACTCCTCATCTGTCAATATGGGTTTCCCAGCAACATAAGCCATTGAAGCTTCCAAAAACTTCTGTTCATCAGAACCTGCATTCCAGATGAAACAAAGAAGTAATGCAAATTTCAAAGTAGAATTATCTTCAGTAAacgaagagggagagagagagagattcagaCTTCAAGGATAAAATTCGTTGAGAAAACTAATAGCTCATACTTAGCATAACAACACTGCTTCCTTCCCACATTAGTTCTTCCTTCAGATTGTCAAATTCTTCATTTGACATAATAGCCTTTCCTTCATAATAGAATGCCTGTAGTATAAAGAACAGAAACTCAGTATTGCTTACCAGCTACCAAGATGGAACTCAAACAAAGATTACAACAATCAGACACAGGTAGAAGCATGAAACTAAGAAGAGCGGTATCAATGTATGGCCAAATCAGTGGTTAAGTGAGAAGGTAGAAGATAACCGCAAACGGGTAACTCCACCAATTTACATgtatcttctccttcttataTATACACTAGGTTAGGGCAGATGAGCCACACATACCAGAGGAGCGTGTGTCATACAAATACATAAAAGAGTAATCTTAGTAATACAAGATAATAGCTTGGGAAAGGTTTAATATTATAAGGTAGTATATcattaaaaaagaataatagACAAGGGTATTGTTAGTATTTTGAAAAAATGGATAAAGTACGGGAAACAAGAGGGAAAAGTGGTAATATATTTCAGATAAAGGGTAGCTTAGGCAAAGAAAAATTTGAAACGAGAGTAAGTTAAAACGTCTAGGAGAATAGGTAGGCCAGCATTGCCTTTTATACCAAGAAGAGGGTTgtttgaaaatacaaaaatagaaatatgaGAAAATGGGGTGGTTTGGGAACTAAAAATTGACAACCAAACATGGCAATAGAACTTATAATGATAGGgccatctaatttttttttaatagaaatatATAATTTAATGTATGAAATATAGAAAGAAGAGTGTAATTTAAGAATATAAAAAATGTGAATAAGAGATATAAAGCAGTTTGGgtataagaaaaaagaaaccaagCATGACAATAAAACTCATAAACATCAGTGGGCCCTATCAAATTTTCCCTTTAAGGGATATAATACAGTGGTGATTGAGGAAAAAGATTTGCTGAGTGGCATTTCTGGAATAAAGACTCTAGAAACAATAGAACGCTTAGGAGATTAGTTGGGGCCATCATTGCCTTTTATTATAGGTAATATTAATGTAATTTACggaaggttgctccattgtgaccaagtggtcacgggtcgagtctggaaacagcctcgctgcaaaagcaggggtaaggctgcatacattatgactctacccagaccccacagtggcaggagcctcgtgcactgggtacgccctttaatATTAATGTAATATAATAGATAAGCAGGGGAattttttaagataaaaaatTAGTAACAAGGAAGGCCATAGGGTGCATAGAACTAAAGACAGGACTTCCTAAATTTTCTTTTGTACGGGTAGAATTTATATGTAGAACAATATGTTTTAGTACTTGTAACGCTTGAAGAAACTCTTGTTCAAGCTCCCCCAAtgtcttcttccctttcttgtCTATGTTACAATATGGCAAGATTTTACTGTCAAcagcttcatcttctttaaCCTGGCCTGGAGATAACAGTGGAGTCAGCAGACAGCCTTCCATGACATAAGCAAATAAAGATAAAGTACAATTAATAAGCGcagagaaaaacaaaagggcACCAGTGAAGTGCTGTGGGATTTATAAAtcaagaatgaaaataaataagggtATGCAGGGTGAGAAGCTATACCACCGTTAAACTTAATGATAAGAAACTTCTTCAGTCATCCATGCAATGATCACTACAGCAATGAATTCATGATAGAAACtttggagagaaagaaacagaaaactaCATATATTCACTGGATTTTATGGTTTGAATCCAAGATGGCTACCAAAACGCAGATGATAGCACTTCCAGAAAGAATAATCCACATAATATAGAACTTAGAATTGAAATGACTAAGTACAATAACTTCACTCTAGAAATTCCAGTGAATTAATAAgttttaaatttctttcttttctttttcaaggaTAGGAGAGTAACAATAAATTATGAGTCAACCACAAAGGTGACAACGAAGCATTCTATAACTTAAGGGTCCATCATTGACAAAGTTCTACATGTAACTGATCAAGACAAGAAGCACATTACGGAtgataaaataacaataaatcATTGAGCTAACTGCTAAAGGTTAGAATCATGCTTGAGATTTTAGAGATTAATATTCTCAAGACCTGAACATATGTAATCAATACCAGAAGCACAATTGACTAGGGATACAATGCCAACCATAGTAAATTTTTTAGCTGCCATTTTACAGATCTTACAATCACTTTCCATGGAATTATATTAAACTTCTAAATGAATTTACAATCGCAATTCAAAGCAAGCTGGTTGCAGTGCAGTTTATGTGCAAAAGCAAATTTGCCAAAATATGAGTCCAGAAAGTGCATTCAGACACTTTGCAATTCATTATTACAAATTACCTAGTACCGACCAGCTGTTCCGTTTGCAATGAAGTATGATCTATTTAAATCATTAATATCAGAAAATTTTCAATAGAACCTTCTTGTGTGAACCTTAATTTATACTAACAATGGGCATTGGTATGACAACAAGATTCAAATACCCACTGGCTTCTATCAAGGTTTTGTAAAGTATGAAGGAATCATAGACTTCATGAAGCCTGTTCAGTCGCATACACCATTGATGAACTCCAAAGTTGACAAACTTTTCGCCCCAATTTCTTCTTTGTAGGATCTCTCACAATTATATCTTAACTGTGGATGCTTTTCTGCTGCAGTACCAATATACACTCAGGTTGGGACCTGCGGTAGATATAAATGAAGATCATGTACttccatttccatttcaaaCTGTCTTACATGCCCTCAAGCCAGAGACCAATTGCTTATTTTTCTAGATTTGACCTATTCTGTTTCCAATTTTCACCCTGAGTCAGTCTGGTATCCTGGATAATTATATTCCTCTAAAGGTGTCAAACACTTCGATCGGTGTCATTGAGTCAGTTATGATTCCTGTCATAACGAATAAGCAAAGATGCTACGAATTGCAAATGGCTTTGTGCAAATAAATTAATCCATACATCAGTGAAATGGTGTGTAAGACAAAGCAAGCAAGTAATACTGTCTCTGCGATCAATTATACTTGGTTCATCAGTTGGCAAGAAAAACTTCAACTAAGCTGAAAGTAATACTTAGAACTCCATATCCAAGGATGTAACGTACAGAAAGATGAGATACTAACCTTGCTGATCAGTTGCTTTAGGGGAGAGTATGAAAAGCCTGCGGCGAGGCGATAGCCATTGGCGGCCAAAGAATTGGAGAGATACGTTATGAGGAGATGCCGGTTGAGATGAGTGAAGTCTTGAAGACGAAAGAGAGACAAAGGGTCTGCGGATATGAGCAGAGAGGAGacgagaagaagagagagaaaaacccaATTCCGTTAGCATTTCCaacgaggagagagagaagaagaattgctgccttggaggaggagaaagaggttgGATGTGTGAGAGTTCTGTTCAGGCGAGGATGGAAGCAGTGAGAGGGTTGTGTATAGAGCTCCAATTGGTGGTAGCTGCTTCCCATTGTGTCGAGTTGCGAGACACGGACTAACGAAATCACGAAAGGATAAGGCTATTCAGAATGTGTGGAGGGAAATTCAATCGCTTTTTTTCCTTattgtgtgtctctctctcctctcgtTGCTGATTTCTTTGTCGTTGTACATCGTCAGTTCA is a window encoding:
- the LOC122664455 gene encoding PGR5-like protein 1B, chloroplastic isoform X1, giving the protein MLTELGFSLSSSRLLSAHIRRPFVSLSSSRLHSSQPASPHNVSLQFFGRQWLSPRRRLFILSPKATDQQGQVKEDEAVDSKILPYCNIDKKGKKTLGELEQEFLQALQAFYYEGKAIMSNEEFDNLKEELMWEGSSVVMLSSDEQKFLEASMAYVAGKPILTDEEYDQLKIRLKTEGSEIVVEGPRCSLRSRKVYSDLTVDYFKMFLLNVPAAVIALTLFFFLDDLTGFEITYLLELPEPFSFIFTWFAALPLILWIAQSITNAIVKDFSILKGPCPNCGTENVSFFGTILSVSSGGSTNNIKCSNCGTELIYDSGTRLITLPEPSEA
- the LOC122664455 gene encoding PGR5-like protein 1B, chloroplastic isoform X2, which produces MLTELGFSLSSSRLLSAHIRRPFVSLSSSRLHSSQPASPHNVSLQFFGRQWLSPRRRLFILSPKATDQQGQVKEDEAVDSKILPYCNIDKKGKKTLGELEQEFLQALQAFYYEGKAIMSNEEFDNLKEELMWEGSSVVMLSSDEQKFLEASMAYVAGKPILTDEEYDQLKIRLKTEGSEIVVEGPRCSLRSRKVYSDLTVDYFKMFLLNVPAAVIALTLFFFLDDLTGFEITYLLELPEPFSFIFTWFAALPLILWIAQSITNAIVKDFSILKGPCPNCGTENVSFFGTILSVSSGGSTNNIKCSNCGTELIYDSGTRLITLPEPSEA
- the LOC122664457 gene encoding histone deacetylase complex subunit SAP18, with the protein product MAGVAEAPNRPARPLPPSQARGPPPPARPRFEPVDREKTCPLLLRVFTKIGGHHTKEDFAVRGKEPKDEVQIYTWKDANLRELTDLVKEVAPAARRRDAKLSFAFVYPDKNGRNVVRPVGMTHSYGNGRRQDDSKTLAELSFQIGDYLDVAIL